From Triticum aestivum cultivar Chinese Spring chromosome 7B, IWGSC CS RefSeq v2.1, whole genome shotgun sequence:
tcgggcatttcatcgaacacctcatgtgcatatgaggtgaactagagcacccaaacgCCCTCTCCTCGCCGGATTTAAAAAATAGAGCATTGGAGTGCTTTGCCGCGGcggtggatatatataggcaagttatttgtcccggttcatggcatgaaccgggactaaagaaccCCCTTCTgttccggttcaagccacgaactgggaccaatggttgtgggccaggagcgaggaccattggtcccggttcgtggcttgaaccgggacaaatggttccacacgaaccgagaccaatgcccacgaggccccggccggtcccctgggctaacgaaccgggtctaatacccccatgggtcccggttcttgaagaaccgAGAGTAATGGGCTGGCCAAGCCCGAACGgtagccatgttttctactagtgatagtgaCATACGCACCGCTGATGGATAATAACCAATGGGCCTTTTTTTCTTAAGAAACACACCCAGAGGGCATCGTAGACCTGACAATTGTGTAGGAAAACGACCAGTTCAATGAAAAGACAAACTGAACGCGGAACGACTAGTCAAATTAAGATTACAATGAAAATCGTACTAGTCTTGTAATTCCTCTGATTGATTGTTTTACTACGGTTGTTTGTGTATTATGATCTTGATTTTGTTTTCTTGATTACTTCTATCATGATCTACTCTTTCACTTTAATTAACAGGACCGAGGCAAACTTTGCCGACCCATTTCGTAAATAAAAAATCAATATGTAAAAAGTCGCCTTGTCCATCCCTATCTCTACATGGCACATTGCCTGAAGTAATTCATAAGTGAAGTAAGCATTAGAGTAGACGCGAAAAATAAACACACTGAGTGGAGTATAATGCCATACTTCATCTTTTTTAAAGATTATACAACATATTTGATACCCATTGGAAGAACAACCGTGCTACAAGGAACTGCTCCCACTTCCCCTCAACAGCAACAAAAAAGAAATGATATCGCACCACAAGAGCCCATGCCCCACTAGGTTTTTTCTTGTAAGCACACGGTAGGCTCATCAAGTTCTTTCTAATATGGGCCCATCAAGTTGGTGAAACGTCGTCTTAGTGGCCTACTCCGCAAAACGTCCCTAAGAACTTAAAATTCGACTTGCAATCGTAAAAGCTAATTAATGATTTAAATATTCTTCAAAAAATTAAGGATTTAAATCTTTCTTCATATAAGTTTCCCTCCTACAAATTGAAGGCCATAAGTGTGCGAATATCGCATTGGTATGATATAATATACTACCAAAATGTTGCCTGCGCATGCATGGGAGCCCATTAACGTCCCTGCATCATACTACCAGTATATAGCGGAGTCCTCTCTAGTCAATACGCTGCACTTGTCGCTCCTTGCACATTTTGCTGATCGAGAAGGCTCGCCATGGCTGCTGCGACGTTGCTCTTGGTGCTCACGGTCGTCGCTCTCGGCTCCGGCCATGTCGACGCTTTCGACCCTAACCCTCTCCAGGACTTCTGCGTCGCCGACCCCACGTCCAAAGGTACGGAAAAATAAACGCCGTGCTTGCGGCAGCTCTTCAGTTTCTATGTGATCATCATGGTGATGTGCGCGTACCTGCAGTGCACGAGAACGGGGTGGCGTGCAAGGacccggcggcggtggtggcggaagACTTCCTCTTCGGCGGCCTGGACAAGCCGGGCGGCAAGACGAGCAAGCGCTTCGGGTTCACGGCGAACCAGGTGCAGATCCCGGGCCTGAACACGCTGGGCGAGTCCCACGTCCGCCTCGACGTCGTGCCGGGCGGCGTCTTCCCGGTGCACTACCACCCGAGGGCGGCGGAGACGGCGCTGGTGCTGGAGGGCTCCGTCTACTTCGGCTTCGTCTCCTCCTACCCGGACAACAAGCTCTACGCCAAGGTGCTCCGCAAGGGCGACGTCTTCGCCGTGCCGCAGGGGCTCGTGCACTTCCTATACAACAACGGGAGCGCGCCGGCCACGCTCTACGCCTCCCTCAGCAGCCAGAACCCGGGGCTGGTGCTCCTCGGCAACTTGCTCTTCACCGGGGCGCTCCCCGACGATCTCGTCGCCAAGACGCTGCTCACGGACGCGCACACCGTGCAGACCATCAAGGCAAACTTCCGGCAGCCTTGATGGCCACCGGGCCACGCCGTGCTTTTCCCGATCTGTATTCTTTGTATTTTCTGGGGGCGGGCACGGTAATTTGCATGGCAACCGTTGCTTTGCAATAAACATGAAATATTTGGAGCAGTATCAATTCGATCGTGCTCGATCACGTATACAAGGCGTTACGATTTGATTTAATTTTTGAACACCGAGTACGCTACGATTTGATTTGAACAAATCTTCACATTCATTTTGATTCTAAAAAGGAAAGTAATATATATTCACTAAAAAGAAGTATATGTATACTCGATATGAAAATCTGTAGAAATTATATACTCATGTAAAAAAGAGTTTGTGTGAATTTCTAAAAAGGAGTACTTATCTAGTACTTCTTTCAACATGCAAACCATGGATAGGAGAGATATACATCAACATGTAACAATCCATTTTCATTCCTTTTTTGCGGTAAAATCTATTTTCATTCCTTTTTCCCGGTGAAATCCATTTccattctctttttttttgcagtgaaattcattaccattttaTTATACTAATTATATTTTATAAATATTTTATAAGTATATAATAAAGCATATGTATGCTCACTAAATATTACTCGTATTCAAGTTCCATATAACTAAATCTCGTTGAATATGTTGTAACTGATTCATGCAGAAAAGTGTCGGGTATCATCAAGATTTTAAACGAAGAAAGGTTATTATGTGTCCTAAAAAAAGATTATTATGTGGTGCCAGAATTAGTTATTGTGCATATAATGGTTTGACTATTTTAAGAGATTTTTTGCGGCGATCAAGAAAGCTTTATTAAATCACAGCAGACCTAGGACAATCAGCCATCAAGCTGGTCACTAGGAAGCTAGGTATCACATCGAGCCAACATTCGGTCACATTCAATGTGCGGGCATGTTTAGCACAAAGATGAGCCGGAACATTAGCCGAACGATTTATATGAAGTACATTAAACATAGAGAAATTGCTCAGTAGCCCTCCAATTTCAAGTAAGATCGGAGGCACAATTgaacgagaattgtggcgagtattCCTGATTGCACCAGCTCCAGGCAGTCTAGCTCCATGATCACATGCGTGAGTCCTCGAAGGTTTGCGAATCGAGCCCCTTCACGCATTGCCAATGCCTCCACGATGAGTGGATCCGTGATCCCTAGGTGCGGTTTACACCATACCCCCAGGTATGAAGTAGTGGATCGAGCGATGCCACCCGCACCGCTACAATTATCTTCGAAATTGATAGCCCCATCTGTTGTAATCTTGACAATGCCCGGGTCCGATGGCTTCCAACCATAACCTGGTAGAATTTTTGCTGCACTACGTGGCAATTCCAACAGAGCTAGTGTCTCCTTGATGGATCGCAAGGAAATCATAAGATCAAGACCCTCCCGATCATGCTTAATTCTGTTCCCTGAATGCCATATAAACCACATAATGGTGATGATTTTTGGCTGGTCCTTGTCATCTACCATTGGGTGACACAAAATGTCCCCTCCCCATAAGCTAGGATGTAACTTGGGCAGCCGAATATCAAACCATGCCGCCTAAGCCAACATGATGGATACATCATCGTAGTCAAACTGTTTCTTTAAACGATATGGCTCTAGACCGCCCGCTCCCACGCTCTCCATCTGCTATCCCTGCCTGCTCGGTCCCATCGGAGTCGCCACAGCCGCCCACCGGTCGGCTGCTGGGGCTGCTCGATTTCCCAAATGCTCATGCTCACCCAATATCTTACCCTACCGCCACTGATTCACGGGAGCTAGCAACCCCCACCCGCTCGTTCTCACCGCATGATAAaaccaacacatgcatgcacacgcaTGCGCCCATCATCACGTCTATTCTACCACCTGCCTCCCCTACCTCCGTCAGCCTACTTACCGCCCCGTCCCCTCAACTCCATCCCGACATCGCCATTAACCAGTGCCACGCTCCTGCCGCTGCTGCCAGCCCTGCGAGCTCTTCGGTCTCCACGCCGCTGCAGAACCCGCGCTCCTACCGGGAGGTTTTGCTCAGCTCCCCGCCTCGGGTCTCTGCATCCCCCCCTCCCATCCATCGGCCTCTCCGGCCTATAAATCCTCTCCTCCCTGGATGGCCAGCCTCAAACACATCCACCACCATTACAAGCACAAGAAAAAGATTAGATGCTTTCGGTGCCTTGCCAGTGACCACACTATCTCCGACTGCCGCAACCCCGTCCGCTGCTCTCGCTGCTAGTGCTCCGGCCACCGGAGTTTCAGGTCCAAGGTTGTCCGCTTTCTTCCTTTCttccctactgagggagtcctggattagggggtgtccggatagccggactatcatcatcggccggactccaagactatgaagatacaagattgaagactttgtcccgtgttcggatgggactttccttggcgtggaaggcaagcttggcaatatggatatgtagatctcctaccattgtaaccgactctgtgtaaccctagccctcttcggtgtctatataaaccggagggttttagtccgtaggacgaacaaccattacaacaatcataccataggctagcttctagggtttagcctccttgatctcgtggtagatccactcttgtactacccatatcgtcaatatcaatcaagcaggagtagggttttacctccatcgagagggcccgaacctgggtaaaaacatcgtgtcccttgtctcctgttaccatccgcctagacgcacagttcgggaccccctacccgagatccgccggttttgacaccgacattggtgctttcattgagagttcctctatgtcgtcaccgataggcttgatggctccttcaatcatcaacaacacgcagtccagggtgagacttttctccccggacagatcttcgtgttcggcggctttgcactgcgggccaattcacttggccatctggagcagatcgaaagctacgccctggccatcaggtcagatttggaagcctaaacttcacggctgacatccgcggagacttgatcttcgatggattcgagccatagccgagcgcgccgcactgtcacgatgggcatgatttagctctgccgccggacagtgccctggaggccgcacatgagtccgctccgaccctagttcggagccgaccgcgcagatcgaggacgggtggctggacaccgcctcgggggctgcaatctctacggcgatggagccgaatactgaccttgtcccttgtaaagctcgtgactccgaggtgccggactcctcgccggactccgaacctcctgcgcccctaccaatcgaatccgattgggcgccgatcatggagttcaccgccgcggacatctttcagcactcaccctttggcgacatcctgaattcgctaaagtatctctcgttatcaggagagccctggccggactgcggtgaggacggttgggatgcggacgacgaagaaattcaaaacccacccaccacccactttgtagccactgtcgacgatctaaccgacatgctagactacgactccgaagacatcgacggtatggacgacgatgccggagacgaccaagaaccagcgcctacggggcactggaagaccacctcgtcatacgacatatacatggtggacatcccaaaggatgggaacggcgaagaagcagcggaggcagattcctctaagaaacagcccaagcgccgacgtcagcggcgccgctctaaatcccgccacagcaagaatggagattccggcaccggagataataacaccctagagagtgccgaagataaccccctccagcaagattcagcgcaggaggacggagaagccagccctcacgagagagcggcagacgaagaggtcgaggatgataattacatgcctccctccggagacgaggcaagcctcaacgacaacgaatttgtcgtgcccgaggatcccgtcgaacaagagcattttaaacgcaggcttatggccacggcaaacagcctaaagaaaaagcagcaacagctccgagctgatcaagacctgctggccgacagatggaccgaagtcctcgcggccgaagagcacgaactcgaatgcccctccaaaagctacccaaaacgcaagttgctcccccgattagaggaggaggagtataaaccttcatcaccagcacacaatacggcagaccgaccacctcgtggccgcgacagagaggcctctaggccctccatcaGGACCGTACCCCAGCACCGCTCGAAAAGTATGAAGCTaagggggaatgcgccggacttgcgagacatattggaggacaaggcaagacaatcaagatcgatctacggattatGTGCGCCCCATGATGCGCGACGACTACCGTCgcaccggatacagcaactccggccgggccaaacacagtagacaaagctctcttgagctacgtcgcgatattgcccagtatagaggcgccgcacacccactatgcttcacagatgaagtaatggatcatcaaatccctgaagggtttaaacccgtgaacattgaatcctacgatggcacaacagaccccgcggtttggatcgaagactatctccttcatatccatatggcccgcggtgacgatctccacgccatcaaatatctcccactcaagcttaaaggaccagctcggcattggcttaacagcttgccagcagagtcaattgggtgttgggaggacctggaagccgcattccttgacaacttccagggcacatatgtgcgaccaccagacgccgatgacctaagccacataattcagcagccagacgaatcggccagacaattctggacacggttcctaacaaagaaaaatcaaatcgtcgactgtccggatgcagaggccctcgcagccttcaaacacaacatccgcgacgagtggctggcccggcacctaggacaggaaaagccgaaatccatggcagccctcacatcactcatgacccgcttctgtgcgggggaggacagctggctagcccgcagtaacaacctcagcaaaaattctggcagtccggataccaaggacctcaatggcaggtcacgtcgaaacaaaaacaaacgccacgttaacggcgataacactaaggatacggcagttaacgccggattcagaggctctaaacccggtcagcggaagaagccattcaaaagaactactccgggtccgtccaatttggaccgaatactcgaccgctcttgccagatacatggcacccccgaaaagccagctaatcacaccaacagggattgttgggtatttaagAAGGCGgtcaagttaattgccgaaaacaacgacaaggggctgcatagcgatgacgaggaagagacccggacGCCGaatagtagaggacagaagggtttcccccacaagtgcggacggtaaacatgatatacgcaacccacatacccaagaaggagcggaagcgtgcacttagggacgtatatgcgatggagccagtcgccccgaagttcaatccatggtcctcttgcccgatcacttttgatcgaagggaccaccccaccagtatccgtcatggcggattcaccgcattggttttagacccaatcgtcgatggatttcacctcaccagagtcctgatggacggcggcatcagcctaaacctgctttatcaggatacagtgcgcaagatgggcatagacccctcaaggattaaacctgcaaagatgaccttcaaaggcgtcataccaggtgtagaggccaattctacaggctcagtcacactggaagtggtcttcggatccccggataacttccgaagcgaggagttaatcttcgacatagtctcgttccgcagtggctatcacgctctgctcggatggaccgcgtttgcaaagttcaacgcggtgccgcattacgcatacctcaagctcaagatgccaggccctcgaggagtcatcacagtcaacggaaataccgaacgctccctccgaacggaggaacacacggCGGCTCTCGTGGTAGAAGTAcggagcagcctcttaaggcaattctctagtccggccgtctagcgaccggacatggccaaacgcgcccggagtaacatacaccaagaccatctggcacgttccgagcacgcgtagcaatgcagccccaaccccagcccttgcatgattgcaagactagtccttcgcgtacatcattacgctctggagataccatgggcatagggggaggggcacgaccacgacaggcccagagtgcggctcaaccacaccaggggctcccaagtgtgtcgctttttttttcctttttccttttttttacccataggactccgttcaccagaggccctgtccggcagcagacctgccgagctcacaatgcaacagccagggaaggagaaaggctacgacgaacactcaggtggtctccattacgagcattaaatctgtttaatacaccattccgcagcctacccctggagggggacatgtttaatagtccaatcccttgcttaccacactatttttatcgttctgcactcatggcagaattccttgaataaactaTGCATGActtttcgcttataattgcattcctttcttacatatatgttcatttatgacatgttgcatccgtacactttggtacggccgaatacaccgggggcttatgttccccgcattatggtgtgataagtccgaacactttcacaagtgcggcaccccgaacttatagcattatatgcatcggctccgaatcatgtcttgggtcaatagttgggtttgcccggctcccatgttttggtaccttacgttccgttttatcggctaaggtagcactgggagaaccactgcgattgcgccccggttgagctgggcgagcgcctcagtggagaaagctaaaactgaccgtcatgataaggtgTGAGCTGGTCCCTGTtagagaggtcttttcgagtccctaaagacttatgccgcttagagcgaagaaccggctttgtccggcccaggcgtggatagcgccccgaactcggtcttccgaataataggggcttcaccgaaatttaaaattatagaattctatggctaagtgagagtgttcaagcattataagtccggttgcctcgttcgtcatgttgagcgcctccctagatggacccaaaaatgggaacaagagcgctcaagtttatcccgaacatccagcactcgtggcatgggggctgaagccgacgacttgccatctctcagatttgataaacggccgcacagaaggtaatattttaaattaataagcgttgcttagcgcatatgaacaaagttttcagcgcacaggataacacattgcgagtctactcaaatattacatctttggagcactcatctgcaatcttgcgggcacccttcaggacactcttataatacatttcgggcgtgcgatactccttgcccgccggcggcgcgtctgtcagaagcttctcagcatccagcctgccccagtgcacttttgcacgggcaagggcctgacgggcaccttcaatgcaggcggagcgcttggcgacttccacccagggacacgcatccaccagccgccgcaccaggccgaagtagctcccaggcatggcctcctcgggccacagccgaactatgaggcccttcatggcctgttcggctaccttgtggagctcgaccagccgcttcagctggtcgctaaggggcaccggatgtccggcctcagcatactgagaccaaaagaccttctccgtcgagctcccctcctcggcccggtagaatgcggcagcatcgaacacgctgcgaggcagatctccaaacgctcctggagagctccgaattcgggtaagtaacaggtaattcacattcacatgcttgctttacatgaaaaatgccttacccgccgctattttcttcaacgcctcgatctcctggagggtcttatgggcttcggccttagcggctttggcactctcaagagccgaggcaagctcggactctcgagtcttcgagtcgcgctccaaactcttatgcttttccacgagagcctggagctcttgctgcacctccgccacctgcgccgcctgcttctctcgctcagctcgttccacggccgcattacgctcggccgcggacacggcctccttcagggtcgccaccttgttcgtggcccctatagtgcccacgttatccttgttatttctcttgcaaccaaaatccttttctgtaaggtacaaatttaatatggtgttactcaccttctttgtcctcgagctgcttcttggcaaggccgagctcgttctcgaccgctcgaggttctgcttcaaagcatcgacctccgcagtcagtgcggcagaggtcagcagcgcagcctgcaatcccatattgacataatttttagacctcctgcgtatatctttttagatcctcagtccggcttttctttccgaacaccgaaccgagcatcaggggctactgtctatgcggtattacattacatattttaaatttcttacctcaaagcctgttagaaggctgctacaggcttcggttagcccgctcttggcgagctgaaccttctgaatcaccgcactcatgatagtgcggtgttcttcctcgatggaagcgccgttg
This genomic window contains:
- the LOC123155602 gene encoding germin-like protein 5-1; the protein is MAAATLLLVLTVVALGSGHVDAFDPNPLQDFCVADPTSKVHENGVACKDPAAVVAEDFLFGGLDKPGGKTSKRFGFTANQVQIPGLNTLGESHVRLDVVPGGVFPVHYHPRAAETALVLEGSVYFGFVSSYPDNKLYAKVLRKGDVFAVPQGLVHFLYNNGSAPATLYASLSSQNPGLVLLGNLLFTGALPDDLVAKTLLTDAHTVQTIKANFRQP